Proteins co-encoded in one Planifilum fimeticola genomic window:
- a CDS encoding NAD(P)H-dependent glycerol-3-phosphate dehydrogenase: protein MEKMRAAVLGAGSWGTVLAALLADNGFAVTIYARNPSVAEEINRRRTNAKYLPEFHLPDGVRATTSLEEAVSDREMIVVAVPSHSVREVARSAAPHLCGRPLVVHATKGFEPDTLKRISEVLAEEFPAFLTDRIAVLSGPSHAEEVARRSPTAVVVSSKSRETAEAVQSHLINSYFRVYTNPDLIGVEIGGALKNIIALGAGLSDGLGFGDNAKAALMTRGLAEIARLGMAMGARPITFAGLAGVGDLVVTCTSRHSRNWRAGYMLSQGQALEDVLREMGMVVEGVKTTRAAHRLAQSYGVEMPITAELYAVLFDGKDPSRAVEDLMGRGKTHEMEEIVEGWLNVLGE, encoded by the coding sequence ATGGAGAAGATGAGAGCGGCGGTGTTGGGGGCAGGCAGTTGGGGAACGGTGCTGGCCGCCCTGTTGGCCGATAACGGGTTTGCGGTGACGATCTATGCCCGGAATCCTTCGGTCGCGGAAGAGATCAACCGACGGCGAACCAACGCAAAGTATCTGCCCGAATTTCACCTTCCGGATGGGGTGAGGGCCACCACTTCCCTGGAAGAGGCCGTCTCAGACAGGGAGATGATCGTGGTGGCGGTCCCTTCCCATTCGGTTCGGGAAGTGGCCCGGTCAGCCGCCCCCCATCTGTGCGGCCGACCTTTGGTGGTTCACGCGACCAAAGGGTTTGAACCGGACACCCTCAAACGGATTTCCGAGGTTCTGGCGGAGGAATTTCCCGCTTTCCTCACCGATCGGATCGCCGTGTTGTCCGGCCCCAGCCATGCGGAGGAGGTGGCCCGCCGTTCACCGACCGCCGTGGTGGTGTCCTCGAAGAGCCGGGAGACGGCGGAAGCCGTTCAATCCCATTTGATCAATTCCTATTTCCGGGTGTACACCAATCCGGATCTGATCGGCGTCGAGATCGGCGGGGCGTTGAAAAACATCATCGCGCTGGGGGCCGGTCTGTCCGACGGCCTCGGTTTCGGGGACAACGCCAAGGCGGCGCTGATGACCCGCGGTTTGGCCGAGATTGCGCGGTTGGGGATGGCCATGGGAGCCCGGCCGATCACCTTCGCCGGCCTCGCCGGGGTGGGGGATCTCGTGGTCACGTGCACCAGCCGGCACAGCCGCAACTGGCGGGCGGGGTACATGCTGAGCCAGGGGCAAGCCCTGGAGGATGTGCTCCGGGAGATGGGAATGGTGGTGGAGGGTGTCAAAACGACCCGGGCCGCTCACCGGCTGGCGCAATCTTACGGGGTGGAAATGCCGATCACGGCGGAGCTGTATGCCGTTCTCTTCGACGGGAAGGACCCGTCCCGGGCGGTGGAGGATCTCATGGGACGGGGAAAAACCCACGAGATGGAGGAAATCGTGGAAGGATGGCTGAATGTTTTGGGCGAATGA
- the der gene encoding ribosome biogenesis GTPase Der — protein sequence MVLPVVAIVGRPNVGKSTLFNRIAGERIAIVEDKPGITRDRIYAQGEWTGKRFHLIDTGGLEFGGEDAFIDHVRHQVELAVDEADVIIFVVDGREGLLPSDEEVATWLHRSDKPVVLAVNKADNRRRREEMYEFYSLGFDEVIPISALHGTGTGDLLDAVVSRFPEGEEELYDEDTIRVSVIGRPNAGKSSLINAILGQERVIVSPIPGTTRDAVDTPLHRDGQDFVLVDTAGIRKRGKVYETTEKYSVLRALRAIERSDVALIVLDGERGIAEQDKRIAGYAHEAGCASIFVVNKWDAVEKDEKTMDRFRREIMNAFSFMNYAPVLFVSAKTGQRVHKILPAVQEVAEQHAMRVSTSVLNQVLMDAMLTTPPPSERGKRLRIRYGTQVSVKPPTIVLFVNDPELAHFSYLRYLENRIREAFGFRGTPLNIRLRKGDD from the coding sequence ATGGTTTTACCCGTTGTAGCGATTGTCGGCAGGCCGAATGTGGGAAAATCGACGCTGTTTAACCGGATTGCCGGAGAACGCATCGCCATCGTGGAAGACAAGCCCGGCATCACCCGGGATCGCATTTACGCCCAAGGAGAATGGACCGGAAAGCGATTCCACCTGATCGACACCGGAGGATTGGAATTTGGCGGGGAAGATGCTTTTATCGATCACGTTCGTCATCAGGTGGAATTGGCTGTGGATGAAGCCGATGTGATCATTTTTGTCGTCGACGGCCGGGAAGGGCTGTTGCCGTCGGACGAGGAGGTGGCCACTTGGCTTCACCGCTCGGACAAACCGGTGGTTTTGGCTGTCAACAAAGCGGATAACCGCCGCCGGCGCGAGGAAATGTACGAGTTTTACAGTTTGGGTTTTGACGAAGTGATACCCATCTCCGCCCTGCACGGTACGGGGACGGGGGATCTTCTCGATGCGGTGGTGTCCCGTTTTCCGGAGGGAGAGGAGGAACTCTATGACGAGGACACGATCCGCGTTTCGGTCATCGGTCGGCCCAACGCGGGAAAGTCATCCCTCATCAACGCCATCCTGGGACAGGAGCGGGTTATTGTAAGTCCCATCCCCGGCACGACGCGGGATGCGGTGGACACGCCCCTTCATCGGGACGGACAGGATTTCGTGTTGGTCGACACCGCCGGGATTCGAAAGCGGGGAAAGGTGTACGAAACCACGGAGAAGTACAGCGTTCTCCGCGCGCTGCGGGCTATCGAGCGCTCCGACGTGGCGCTGATCGTATTGGACGGGGAGCGGGGCATCGCCGAGCAGGATAAGCGGATCGCCGGATATGCCCACGAAGCGGGGTGTGCTTCGATTTTCGTGGTCAACAAATGGGATGCGGTGGAAAAGGACGAAAAGACGATGGACCGCTTCCGCAGGGAGATCATGAACGCCTTCTCTTTTATGAATTATGCGCCGGTCCTGTTTGTTTCCGCGAAGACGGGGCAGCGGGTGCACAAGATCCTGCCCGCCGTCCAGGAAGTGGCGGAGCAGCACGCCATGCGGGTTTCCACCTCCGTCCTGAACCAGGTGTTGATGGATGCGATGTTGACCACGCCGCCTCCGTCGGAACGCGGGAAGCGGCTGAGAATCCGCTACGGTACGCAGGTGTCGGTCAAACCTCCGACCATTGTTCTCTTTGTCAATGATCCGGAGCTGGCGCATTTCAGCTATCTTCGCTACCTGGAAAACCGAATCCGCGAAGCCTTCGGCTTCCGGGGAACCCCCCTTAACATCCGTCTGCGCAAGGGGGATGATTAA
- the plsY gene encoding glycerol-3-phosphate 1-O-acyltransferase PlsY — protein sequence MFFIALLLAYLLGSISFSYLVTYKLKGIDIRRYGSGNAGATNTLRVVGKGPAALVFLLDAVKGMAAVGIGELFGGEPALLMATGVAAIIGHNWPVFLNFRGGKGIATTIGVTALLTFKAALLSGIFAVLAILLTRYVSVGSLLFATLLPILIGWMDYPPAYFWISLIITLLAYLRHRDNIKRLLNGTENRIGARK from the coding sequence ATGTTTTTTATCGCACTTCTTCTGGCTTATTTGTTGGGATCGATCAGTTTCAGCTATCTGGTGACATATAAACTGAAAGGGATTGACATCCGCCGGTACGGCAGCGGAAACGCCGGAGCGACGAACACCCTTCGGGTCGTGGGCAAAGGCCCCGCCGCCCTGGTTTTTCTGCTGGATGCCGTGAAAGGAATGGCGGCGGTGGGAATCGGTGAGCTGTTCGGTGGGGAACCCGCTCTGTTGATGGCGACGGGAGTGGCGGCCATCATCGGGCACAATTGGCCCGTTTTCCTCAATTTCCGCGGGGGGAAGGGGATCGCCACCACCATCGGCGTTACCGCGCTTCTGACCTTTAAGGCGGCCCTTTTGTCGGGAATTTTCGCGGTACTCGCCATCTTGCTAACCCGGTATGTTTCTGTGGGCTCCCTCTTGTTCGCCACGCTGCTGCCGATCCTGATCGGATGGATGGATTATCCGCCGGCCTATTTCTGGATCAGTCTGATCATCACTCTGCTCGCCTATCTTCGGCATCGGGACAACATCAAACGTCTGCTGAACGGAACGGAGAATCGCATCGGCGCAAGGAAATGA
- a CDS encoding DUF3189 family protein, whose protein sequence is MRIFYYCYGSAHSSVIAAAIHLGMLPSRRLPTISEICSLPDFDRTSEQQLGMIHYKGRDEWGNRVYTVGLGSKPVVACRTLQSMIHLLGDPEDFRFYNALHCLKLSGKVGGALSRRYGLRCIGRPLAAWGVRRSYSLLVALVESVKEEVRVASRDLSG, encoded by the coding sequence TTGAGGATCTTCTATTATTGTTATGGCAGCGCCCACTCATCGGTTATCGCCGCGGCGATACATCTGGGCATGCTTCCCTCCCGGCGCCTTCCCACGATATCGGAGATTTGCAGTCTTCCCGATTTTGACCGAACATCGGAGCAGCAATTGGGAATGATTCACTACAAGGGAAGGGACGAATGGGGAAACCGGGTGTACACGGTGGGGCTGGGGAGCAAGCCGGTCGTGGCCTGCCGAACCCTTCAATCCATGATCCATCTGTTGGGTGATCCGGAGGATTTCCGGTTTTACAACGCCCTTCATTGTCTGAAGCTGTCTGGGAAAGTGGGTGGTGCCCTATCCCGGCGCTACGGCCTCCGATGCATTGGCCGACCTCTGGCAGCCTGGGGGGTCCGGCGGAGCTATTCCCTTCTGGTTGCTCTGGTGGAATCGGTTAAGGAGGAGGTACGTGTTGCTTCCCGGGATCTTTCCGGATAA
- a CDS encoding DUF2768 family protein: MIDAMIAIVFLFLANFLIAWARQRKKGWLRFFLSAAAFLMLLPAFLFGLRALL, translated from the coding sequence ATGATCGATGCGATGATTGCGATCGTGTTTTTGTTTTTGGCCAATTTTTTGATCGCCTGGGCCAGGCAGCGGAAAAAGGGGTGGTTGCGCTTCTTTCTCTCCGCCGCCGCCTTTTTGATGCTTCTTCCGGCCTTTTTGTTCGGTTTGCGGGCGCTGCTCTGA
- a CDS encoding capping complex subunit for YIEGIA, protein MGTIEKAILAVVTRDMERVAGGAPIFYAETEREMEHLAFTLEKILDGMAHRLDPVTMIIVRHA, encoded by the coding sequence ATGGGAACAATCGAAAAGGCGATTTTGGCGGTGGTGACCCGCGATATGGAGCGGGTGGCAGGCGGAGCCCCGATTTTCTATGCCGAGACGGAAAGGGAGATGGAGCATCTGGCTTTCACTCTGGAGAAAATCCTCGACGGCATGGCTCATCGACTGGATCCGGTGACCATGATCATTGTCCGACACGCATGA
- a CDS encoding YphA family membrane protein: MAPGVAAFLSILALITLRVTGWFSRLPRDLGLSSGNELLGWLLAASVSSVVEITVSPTVTLHVGVLWLFFAFLRLMREVPSSSRLSVGTALLFFGFAFFIAGELSEFDPAWVLFPLQRFCLAFLIGLTLLVAPRLDLRLSILTGGMLTGIILSSLSPLSSTGGIRIGSAVHWDMLWISMIALTALHHVLSWAERKLFRFRAKL, encoded by the coding sequence GTGGCACCCGGAGTTGCGGCCTTCCTTTCCATCCTGGCGTTGATCACCCTGCGGGTGACGGGATGGTTTTCCCGTTTGCCGCGGGATCTGGGGCTCTCCTCGGGGAACGAACTGCTCGGATGGCTGCTCGCGGCCTCGGTGTCTTCCGTTGTGGAGATAACGGTTTCTCCCACGGTGACCCTACATGTGGGAGTCCTCTGGCTGTTCTTCGCCTTTTTGCGCTTGATGCGGGAGGTGCCGTCATCTTCCCGGTTGTCTGTGGGAACAGCCCTTCTCTTTTTCGGTTTCGCCTTTTTTATCGCCGGAGAGCTGTCGGAATTTGATCCCGCATGGGTGCTTTTTCCCCTTCAGCGGTTCTGCCTCGCTTTTTTGATCGGTCTCACCCTGTTGGTCGCGCCCCGATTGGACCTGCGGCTATCGATTTTGACGGGAGGGATGCTCACGGGCATCATCCTGTCCTCCTTAAGCCCCCTCTCTTCAACCGGAGGGATCCGCATCGGTTCCGCCGTCCACTGGGATATGCTGTGGATTTCAATGATCGCGCTGACCGCGCTCCATCACGTGCTTTCGTGGGCGGAACGGAAGTTGTTTCGATTCCGGGCAAAACTTTGA
- a CDS encoding YIEGIA family protein, translating to MKLELYTQAVIAGLVVGFLARLRMLRTDYRQYPTYPHGQVIHLSLGMIAAALGSVAVPALLDRNYTAVTFLTLAAQQFREVRNMERETLSKLDQMELVPRGSSYIEGIAMVFEGRNYIVIFAAFVTSLAVILGGWISGLLAGAVMIWLSGRLRSGKYLGEIADISEGVLRLEGPNLYVDDIYLMNVGLLDDQERIRRHGLGIIIKPRDKDSRVTISNIGQRQAILHDVSAIMGVYRDTGEPALVPISKRDVQDGRLGLLILPQTRDAQMAIEVIKRVPVLESAVRMPTEIGEN from the coding sequence ATGAAGTTGGAACTCTATACCCAAGCGGTCATCGCCGGCCTGGTGGTCGGTTTTCTGGCGCGGTTACGGATGCTCCGTACCGATTATCGCCAATATCCCACGTATCCCCACGGGCAAGTGATCCATCTTTCCCTCGGGATGATTGCGGCTGCGCTGGGTTCAGTGGCGGTGCCGGCCCTGTTGGACCGCAACTACACGGCGGTCACCTTTTTGACGCTGGCGGCGCAGCAATTTCGGGAAGTCCGCAACATGGAGAGGGAAACCCTGTCGAAATTGGATCAAATGGAGCTGGTTCCCAGGGGCTCCTCCTATATCGAAGGAATCGCCATGGTGTTTGAAGGAAGGAATTATATCGTCATTTTTGCCGCCTTCGTCACATCCCTGGCGGTCATCCTGGGAGGGTGGATCAGCGGACTGCTTGCGGGTGCGGTCATGATCTGGCTCTCCGGCCGACTTCGCTCAGGAAAATACCTGGGGGAGATTGCAGATATTTCCGAAGGGGTTCTCCGCCTGGAGGGGCCCAACCTGTATGTGGATGACATTTATCTGATGAATGTGGGGCTTTTGGATGATCAGGAGCGAATCCGACGACACGGATTGGGCATCATCATCAAGCCCCGGGATAAGGACAGCCGGGTGACGATCAGCAACATCGGCCAGAGGCAGGCCATCCTTCACGATGTGTCCGCCATCATGGGTGTGTACAGGGATACAGGGGAGCCGGCTCTTGTGCCCATTTCCAAAAGGGATGTTCAAGATGGCCGTTTGGGACTCCTGATACTTCCCCAGACGCGGGATGCGCAAATGGCCATTGAAGTGATCAAGCGCGTTCCCGTTTTGGAAAGCGCCGTGAGGATGCCCACGGAAATAGGGGAAAACTAA